gcatcacaatgttcatgatatgattacacaaccagtccattgactttaaagtaggtattaacttacacgagttctactgtatcacaatgttcatgatatgattacacaaccagtccattgactttaaagtaggtattaacttacacgagttctactgtatcacaatgttcatgatatgattacacaaccagtccattgactttaaagtaggtattaaaCCATACAAGTTTTGTATGtataaatcaatatcaaattaaAACATCCTATCAcgtttctgaaaatgtttaacAAGAATATTGCATtaggtcggggggggggggggggtaaccaCTTGTCCACCCAACTGAACAACTGCACCAGTATTCCTGCGTTTGGTCTCGCGACACCAACAACAGATTGGCAGCGAGCCAGGGCCATTCACAGCCAGTAAAATCGCGAGGTTGTTCAGTCGGGTTGACTAGTGGGTGGTGCTGCCCCTCCCATATGAATTATTGAGTCTAGTGACACAGTGTTCCTGAACTTTCagtaagttttttttaaaattgcattGAGATGAAACCTGTGCCACATTGTAGCCAATATCATATAGTTTCAAAAACagaaagaattaaaaaaatatgttggtaaaattttgaaaaaactgcatttttccatttcatgtacattttcccatacattgtatacatgcaTTTCTCTTAAGTTAATCTTcccatttttactcatttaacatgtttaaatgtgTCATTTGCACtaaaaaatcactttgtttgTTTGTCCACATGGTCAAAAGGAAAAGTAAATgatcataaccaaaatgatttaCAAGAGTAATTAGATATAAGCAGATTGTACAAGGTGTTTTACTCTAATATTCGACTTTTAGCCATATTATGAAGGGAATATTGGAGTTAAACACCATGTCATCTCCTATTATCTTACCATTGTTGCAACACattttggtgaaaatcattTACTCTTCCTtttggcaaaagaaaaaaatattatttagtGCCGATGGGAAATATTGACATGCATCGCAATCTGTTTGCATTCACCTTGAGCGTGATCGGATCTTTGAGTGTTGTATTCATAAAGTCTCTCTCAAGAGGAGGCAAGAGCTTTAAGAAAGAACTTGTGATCATCTCCGAGTCCACATTCGCGTCAAACAGGGCACACAATGATGCCTTGCATAGGCTCATTGGGAAGTACCCCAACAACACGTAAGCGTGGCTGATGATTTTCCCAATGATGGAGAAAACATCAGTGTCCATCACATCATGGTCCACTTTTGGGACCTTGGCATCACTCCCCTCAAAATACTTTGAGAGGGCAGCCTTGAGAAAACACGTCAATATCTCTCGGGACAAGCCATCCATATCCTCTGCAATGTTTTCTCCTTCGAACGTCACATTGATTCGATGGAAAGTCAGTTGGTCATCACTCCTATAATAGTCCATCAGGTTTAAGATCGACTCACGGCTGATGAACATGTTCTTCTCCACACCAACTCGAATGAAGGTTTTTATCTCCATAGCTGCACTTTGTAGATCTCCAAGACCTGAAGTGATAGAGTAAGTTAATCAAAGAAATTGCCAACTCTAAATTGTCAATAGACAAGGACATCCTTAAAGAGATCAGGGTTTTTCAGTGGCCTCAACAAGACCTGAATGAGATTGGGGATTCTGTGATATTCCATTAAGCTAAATGGACTGCCAATGACTTACAATGGCCATGTAACTCGGGATAGAATCGACATTCTCTACACACCAGTAGCAACTGAAACTGTTGAAATTATATTGAAAGAAAACTTACAGGTTTTTGTGCAAACTGAACCAGTAGCAGTAGATTCATTCTCCTCTTCATTTTTGTCCATTTCCTCCTCATCCAAAGATTCCACATCCTAGAATAACAATGACATGCTAGAAGTAGAAGAATGGATCAGCTTTAAAAAATAGATTACTAACACGGGGTATTTATATAGGGCTCTATTACTCATCAGGTGAGTATGCTGCTTTCAATGTGTGCATTGCCAGGTGGGTCTTTAGGAAAGAAGTATGCAAGTGATTCTGTTCTTTCAATCCTCCACAACCTGGTTCAACATTGATCATGGTTGAGGCAACTGTCACAAAGATACTACCATATAGTGGTTGCATCTAACGGTGGCCAGTGGAACCAGGCTGAGACTGGTCCAGCGACAGGGAAATCAATGAAAACTAGCAGTGGCGGAATAAGAAAAGACTGGCGTTTGAATGTAGCCACTGCTTAAAGGAGTGCAGGTAAGCTTAGGCTTAGGCTTTTATTCACTAGGCCAAGGGTAGTTCTCTGCCAATCCCAACTTACCCTAAATCAACATCTGTGCCAAGAATGCATACAGAGGGCTTTTTTATAGACATCATACATAAAGAGACTGAGatcaacaaatgaaaaaaactttctGAAGACAATTggcgatcatcatcatcttttatGTGCAGTGTGGTATTTGATGTTCTCCCAACCTCCTTCAGGGAGAGTTGATCCCGCTTCAGCTTTTCACCAGCTAACATAAGTTCACAGCCCTGAACCTTGCTCGTTCCCTCAACAAAATAGAACAagctctgaaaagagaaaatgtacCCATAAATGGCGAGGCAGATGCAGAACACACAGTGCTGCAAGTGATGATGACTGTGCATTTCTGTAGACCCAGGTGAAAGTTCCCGTTTCAAGTTTCTGTACCTACTCTCTACCACATCAAACAGGATTTTACCAATATGGTTGACGCTGAGACAGTCAGGCCTTCTGGTGAGGAAATACAAATTGAAATATCTCATCCATTTTCTCATTCATGatatcaattcattcattcagggcTGTGCACACCACAAACACACACAAATGAAGTTTTTGGCAACAAAGTTATTGAATGACACTCGTGGTAAGTTCCACCTCTTTTTTATCCACTATCAAGAAGCAACATGGCTGGGTTCTGAGAGACGAGAGAGAAAGTTGTCACATACCAGGACAGTATCCGTTTCCCGGAATCGCCTCATTAAATTCGTTTCAGGGCACACAAATTTCACCTGGATACATCCCTTCTCATCTGGTTCTGGGCCCAGTTCTGCAAGCCTCTTTTCTGTCAGCTGAAGCACAAGAAAACACTGTCAACTCTTGAGATTTAAATCAAACAATACTCTTTCTGATCCAGGTGCTAACTGTGGAGTGAGGAcaagaggtcaaatgaaaaGTTGGTTAATCACTTCTctgaatataatgcaatatctgaaggaccccaaaaaattgtttctcaGTGACAAATCCATGtagttctccaacaaggacttCACCAAGCCAGTCAACTGGATCAAACAGGGGGCTAAATTTGGCCTAACTAGCTGTCGATACCTATCAAACGGTGTGAAGTACACCAGTTTTAAGTTCAAGTGTACGTGAAAttctaaataattgattcctgaTTTCCAGATTCCATCTTTACTGATTTCAGGCTTGCATTGGTCGCGTCCTCTTCTAACCTTCACATAAGCAAGCGGCCGATAGCATTTTCAACGTGTACACATTTGGAGGAGCGTTGGTTGAGATTCTGAGGAGTCACACTGGACCAGCCAATCATATCACGATATCTGTTACAATGTACCATGAACTGCCAATCAAACCATGATCAAACCGAGCGGCGGCAAAATTCTTTTGAAGTCTGACCCCGTTTTCTCTTTGATTGTTATTATCGTGCTTTTGAAGTCTCAGTCAgcgtcttctgattggtcgcaAACAATTCAGCGCAAAGATTGGACGGGCTCAGCGATTGGTCCTGTCAGAATGTAGTGAGGAGTAAGCAGACGAAGaattatgtgaggagttaggcagaattatgtgaggagttaggcagaattatgtgaggagttaggcagaatGGCAAATTCATACAGCATTACTAACCTGACTTAGTTCTTCTCCTTGCCCTCCTTTCAGTGCGTGCAATCTGGAGGTTTAGGCGAGCAACCCTTCTTCAATTGGCctgaaattgaacatttcatagggtcaagaaactgtgtggaataatagaaatgaaacaacaCTGGAAAATAATCGCTCGCATATTTCGACCAAGTCAATGAGGTCTAATCGCCAACGTTCTTGTCTAATGCAGATATTGGAGGCagagagaccccccccccacgGGCTGAATCTCTGCGGAGTACATTGCTTGCCTGAAGTTCCTTAGAaacaattttctgatttgtcACCATACTGAATATCAGACCAATCCCACTTTtaaaggaaccttcctcattAACAATGCCACAACGCTCCGACATAGCTGGTAGAGCATTTTGGGTATAGAGGGGTAATAGCTGATAATCATGGATTTGCATCTTACCTTTTCACCATCTACAATCATACTTTCCATATATTCCATATCTTGAATAACACGAATGTTTTCTGTTGCTGTTCTTGGATGGTGCTGCAAGGCAAGAAACACGTCTCATCAGAGAAATGTTAAACATTATTCAACTGTTAGTGTTCAGTTCACTCTGTCTGAGTAAACGAAACAATAACAGTCATCTTACAAATTGTCTCATCAAGATCACCTCAAGCACATCCTTTAAAGCTGACCTGCATGCTTTCTCAGTGACAAATTGGCCAGAATAAAAACACCAACAGGTACTtccttgacctttggcccctggtggccagaagGTGAATCATATGAGGTCATTTTCCGtgtctgagtagcggtcaccaagGAATGtgtatgtgtaccaagtttcacttCAATTGCTTCAGCGGAAACAAAACATGCCACCCACGCCTAACGTTGACGGACGACATTATTTATAGTGTGTcattgtaaaggctcacaggttgGCCAAAAAATGAGGTATTCTCAATTCCATACCTGTTCAGCTATCACAACAGTGTCATCCATCTCTATGTCTGGGCCACCGGCAAAATCTCTCATCTCCGGCTGAAATAGAGATTTATGCCAAATCTATTTGCTACTGTGCAAAGTCTGCCAGGAAGAAAATGAATCATAGCATCCTGTCAGTGTCATAGAATGATCGGATAGAATTATTTAACTTGATCATGTTGAAGATACTGCATGCTTCAGAGATTATCATCAGTAATCAGGatatacacaatacatgtatcatacaatGATACATAGATACTGTGTCTGCGGGTTTTAGCCGGTTTCGGGTCGCCTGTACAAAAGACCTGTTttacctgtaataggcctatgtaaagTGACATACCGAGCACCGGCTAAAACCCACGCACACAGTATGTTGGTAATGTGACCTAAGGACATCCTaaaatctatttcaaaatggtttagaTTGAAATGGTCCATAGATCATGGGCTTACCTGTGGACCAACTAAATGAAGAGAACAAGACCAACAGACAGTGTTAATATTGACTCATATATTATTATTGCCTACCATAGCCATCTCAACTAGCAAAGGTGAGGTTCTCATACATGAAGTACATCAGCACATCCATTGTATGTAATACTATGCATCAGAAACAACCTCGTGAGTCATGGtcactagaactgagatttacGCCTGTAACCAGGTTGGggactgatagtgatacatAGTACTGGTGCTGGAGAAAACCCCGCTGCACATGTGGTGCTACTTCAGATCATATTCAGTACACTTATACTCACCACTACTTCGCCTCCAGCTGGAGTGCTAGCAGCAAGGTCCATGGTTGAACtattagtatcagtgaagagggAGCTTGCTTGACGTCTAGATCTAGATGTCTGACCAGAAGTCATAGCAGTGGGGATAGAGATAGAGCTTTCCTGGCGGATAGATGCCCGAGTGGACAACTGAAATATGTTTAAAAGAAAGAATGATCAGCAGAAAGCATTGTTACAAGTACTGCTCAATGCtgataggccaaggaaatgtGGCACATGAGGGTATAGAAATTCCAGCAGTGCTACTGCATACAGTGAGTACTCATTTGACTTCAAAATCTTCACTCAGTTTTTCTAACCAGGTGTGCTCATCCCACTTACCTCAGAATCAGGTGCATCAACATCTCCACCAAGATCAGGAAGGAAATCGTCTACCGGTAATTCAGGCCCACTACGCCCATTGTCcttaaaatacaaaaacaaagttattgttaaaatcaacaaattattggAAATCAACAATGAAGTTCATGGTTTGAAGCCGCCAAAATCTGTGATCATCATTTTGCAAGGATTGTTGTAATCTTATAAGTACTGAACTCATAAAGCAGTATAGAATGGGTGAGGTGAAGTCTTGGAGTCACGTCACGTCGGTGGTGTGTGTTTGTCGCAGAGGATGGGGTTACTGACTCACTAAAGTCCCTCATTTTCACCAACAGGTACAACATTGCGAATTCTGAAGAGCGCCGATTGGTTATGCTCTTGATTCGGGCTATTAAATCTGTCATGATTTTACCGTCTGTAAATTTTGTAACCCATCATAGTAtagtattttatttcatttcgacgttctccttttaggaggttaataaatattattactattataccaaaacctttttttccttttgatATACTTGGCCCTTTTTCACTCATTCAAGagttcaaataaattatttcataGGAAAAGACAAAGCATCAGAATCTCATGGCATTGATATATATGGTAACGTACTTCAATATCTTATTATGAATACAGCCGAGAATttggatgatgaagacattggtgaaattgaaaataatgcTCACGTTGATTGAATAAATGTACAGGTTTTGTAGGTCTACATtgtaggtcttagttttatagtcttCCATTTGTAGAGTTAGTTATACGGCTATCAGTGGTATGACCTAGGAATGTTGATTTCTTTCtggtcaataaagatgtcaGTGTTACTAATCActtatttcatttcttattATTGAGAGGATTGGGATGGACTTTCGGAGAGAAATGTTGTTGGTCACTGTTGTGATTATTGACATTCGCAGCTCATCCCAACAGAACTAGCACAGAACCGGGATGCATGGGCTGTCCATGCCATTTTGTAGGACAAAAGGTACTCTTCTATGCACCGGCAAAATCACAAAAGTGATACGatgctatgatgatgatgatgatgatgtcttgtctacatgtataaagccaCTTAACTATTCTATTGTCTTTGGCTCTGAGTGTACATATGTAGTACTGTATTCAAACAAATAGGCAAAGGAACGACAAGTTACACAAAAGTACATTTATTGAATCAGGTACAGAACTACTAGTGTGTacaacaaatatacatgtactatgtatgAAAAATTGATCTACCAGTATCCACCGGTATAATCACACCAGTCTCCACTGATAGTTAGACCCCTGAGACGTTTATGCCAGTCTCCTAGACATAATAGATTGTTGCTATAGGTGCAATGCATATCTTTTTTGAGAGTTAATCACacacaaaacaaataaatgatAAAATTGGCAGTAAGGTCTATTACGGATGACACCGCAACAGAGGTCTATTGAGCAAAAATCAGAATCagagtttttcttcaaaatctcatcaaatatcgcaatatcaaaatacatgtatcatgaaaaAGCTActttttcattacatgtaaacgCCTCGAATGTGAATCTAAGATCCATGCCCCCAAAAAACTGCAAAAATGGGTATAACTTTGGTATGCAGACATATACAGTATCAAATCACAGCTGCACAGTACAAGAACACATTCTATAAGCCTATGTGACCGATCAGacacaccaaaaccaggcgcatgttggCATACCATAGCTTTACAGAATATGCATTGTATTTATTTAACCCTATTTCTAAATTTTACGACAGgcgtctggttttgctgtgatgggtcgcATAGAGAATCTCACATCAGACAAACTGTACTTGGTTTAATGAAATTTGCCCTGAAATCTTTAATTTCCTACAAATGAATAGGGGTTACCATAGATGgaaaaatcaattaatcaaattcattgataaaATTTATAGATTTCAGGTCAAATACCTATGACACATGTATAGAAGGAACACCCAATTCATCCTGGCAATGACATAATACAGTGACAAAGTAGGCccgttttactgttcaagtaaaatgtaacaaataccagcagttctatcattgaccagttaatccacacataagaaatgggtagatcacaatgttttactgtacaagtaaaatgtaacaaataccaccagttctatcattgaccagttaatccacacataagaaatgggtatatcacaatgttttactgttcaagtaaaatgtaacaaataccagcagttctatcattgaccagttaatccacacataagaaatgggtagatcacaatgttttactgttcaagtaaaatgtaacaaataccagcagttctatcattgaccagttaatccacacataagaaatgggtagatcacaatgttttactgttcaagtaaaatgtaacaaataccagcagttctatcattgaccagttaatccacacataagaaatgggtagatcacaatgttttactgttcaagtaaaatgtaacaaataccaccagttctatcattgaccagttaatccacacataagaaatgggtatatcacaatgttttactgttcaagtaaaatgtaacaaataccagcagttctatcattgaccagttaatccacacataagaaatgggtatatcacaatgttttactgttcaagtaaaatgtaacaaataccagcagttctatcattgaccagttaatccacacataagaaatgggtatatcacaatgttttactgttcaagtaaaatgtaacaaataccagcagttctatcattgaccagttaatccacacataagaaatgggtagatcacaatgttttactgttcaagtaaaatgtaacaaataccagcagttctatcattgaccagttaatccacacataagaaatgggtagatcacaatgttttactgtacaagtaaaatgtaacaaataccagcagttctatgattgaccagttaatccacacataagaaatgggtagatcacaatgttttactgttcatgtaaaatgtaacaaataccagcagttctatgattgaccagttaatccacacataagaaatgggtagatcacaatgttttactgtacaagtaaaatgtaacaaataccagcagttctatcattgaccagttaatccacacataagaaatgggtagatcacaatgttttactgtacaagtaaaatgtaacaaataccagcagttctatcattgaccagttaattcacatataagaaatgggtagagcacaatgttttactgttcaagtaaaatgtaacaaataccagcagttctatcattgaccagttaatccacacagtcataagaaatgggtagatcacaatgttttactgttcaagtaaaatgtaacaaataccagcagttctatcattgaccagttaatccacacataagaaatgggtatatcacaatgttttactgttcaagtaaaatgtaacaaataccagcagttctatcattgaccagttaatccacacagtcataagaaatgggtatatcacaatgttttactgttcaagtaaaatgtaacaaataccagcagttctatcattgaccagttaatccacacagtcataagaaatgggtagatcacaatgttttactgttcaagtaaaatgtaacaaataccagcagttctatcattgaccagttagtCCACACagtcataagaaatgggtatatcacaatgttttactgttcaagtaaaatgtaacaaataccagcagttctatcattgaccagttaatccacacataagaaatgggtagatcacaatgttttactgttcaagtaaactgtaacaaataccagcagttctatcattgaccagttaatccacacataagaaatgggtagatcacaatgttttactgttcaagtaaaatgtaacaaataccaccagttctatcattgaccagttaatccacacagtcataagaaatgggtatatcacaatgttttactgttcaagtaaaatgtaacaaataccagcagttctatcattgaccagttaatccacacagtcataagaaatgggtatatcacaatgttttactgttcaagtaaaatgtaacaaataccaccagttctatcattgaccagttaatccacacataagaaatgggtagatcacaatgttttactgttcaagtaaaatgtaacaaataccagcagttctatcattgaccagttagtCCACACagtcataagaaatgggtatatcacaatgttttactgttcaagtaaaatgtaacaaataccaccagttctatcattgaccagttaatccacacataagaaatgggtagatcacaatgttttactgttcaagtaaaatgtaacaaataccagcagttctatcattgaccagttagtCCACACagtcataagaaatgggtatatcacaatgttttactgttcaagtaaaatgtaacaaataccaccagttctatcattgaccagttagtCCACACagtcataagaaatgggtatacAGTCAGGCCTCTCCATTGCATGAAGAGCAATACACCCAGTTCTTTTTACCCTATTTAGGCCATGGGAGGGCGAAGCCCGATCAGTGCGAGCGCCGAAGGCGCGAGCTACGGCGGGGGTCTGGGGGGAAAATTTGGAAACTAGATGCTCTCAGATGCTTTTTCCAGGCATCTGAGAGACAATGTTCACCAATAATTCAATGCCTGAAGTAGGGTTTTTTATTAGGGACTCTTTAATTTTTTTGACTGTCGTGGCGGCCCctcttggatccgcgcctgatgaTGCACTGGTGGCTGGAGAGTACAATGACTTGAGGTGTCACCTAGTGTCATTTTCCTAAGGTAAAGCCCCAGTCGGTGAGTGAAGACAAGTGAATAAATCATTCAACAATCAATGTGTTTTTACGGTGacttcattttatttttctttaaaTTCCAGGAATCGAGTGGGTGAGGACTAAGTCAGAATTGCACAGTTTCATGATACAGTCAACATACTATTTAAATGATGACTGAGTGATGGACACAAATATTGCACTAATCTAAAtgacttaaaattttgttttcaagcaGCAGCAGTATCGACCTTCTCACTCACATATAAAGAACAACTTCACATACAACGAACTTGGACTTAGTTGGAAATTGACACAAATATTGCACTAATCTAAATGACttaaaatttttgttttcaagcaGCAGCAGTATCGACCTTCTCACTCACATATAAAGAACAACTTCACATACAACGAACTTGGACTTAGTTGGAAATTGACACAAATATTGCACTAATCTAAAtgacttaaaattttgttttcaaacagCAGCAGTATCGACCTTCTCACTCACATATAAAGAACAACTTCACATACAACGAACTTGGACTTAGTTGGAAATTGACACAAATATTGCACTAATCTAAAtgacttaaaattt
Above is a genomic segment from Lineus longissimus chromosome 14, tnLinLong1.2, whole genome shotgun sequence containing:
- the LOC135498613 gene encoding uncharacterized protein LOC135498613 isoform X1, coding for MDKNEEENESTATGSVCTKTCLGDLQSAAMEIKTFIRVGVEKNMFISRESILNLMDYYRSDDQLTFHRINVTFEGENIAEDMDGLSREILTCFLKAALSKYFEGSDAKVPKVDHDVMDTDVFSIIGKIISHAYVLLGYFPMSLCKASLCALFDANVDSEMITSSFLKLLPPLERDFMNTTLKDPITLKVNANRLRCMSIFPIGTK